From one Bacteroidota bacterium genomic stretch:
- the upp gene encoding uracil phosphoribosyltransferase, whose protein sequence is MVHLLSEGNSIINQFIAELRNVEVQNDRMRFRRNLERIGEIAAMEISRKLPYANQEVTTPLGIANISLPSEQPVVGTILRAGLPLHQGVLNYFDHADNAFISAYRKHHKDGSFDIRLEYVSSPSLEGRILILADPMLATGASLVTTFKAILEYGKPRHTHIVAALASSQGIEFIKKNMPEEVDLWIGAIDEELTAQAYIVPGLGDAGDLAYGEKQ, encoded by the coding sequence ATGGTACATCTACTTAGTGAAGGCAATTCCATCATCAATCAGTTTATCGCAGAACTCCGGAATGTAGAAGTTCAGAATGACCGTATGCGCTTCAGAAGAAACCTTGAGCGGATCGGTGAAATTGCTGCCATGGAAATCAGTCGAAAGCTCCCATACGCTAATCAGGAGGTCACTACTCCACTAGGCATTGCAAATATTTCATTGCCCTCAGAACAACCTGTAGTAGGTACAATACTTCGTGCGGGCCTTCCCTTGCATCAGGGCGTTTTAAACTACTTTGATCACGCCGACAATGCCTTTATCAGTGCCTACAGAAAACATCATAAAGATGGTAGTTTTGATATTCGCCTGGAATATGTCAGTAGTCCTTCACTTGAAGGAAGAATATTAATTCTGGCAGATCCGATGCTGGCAACAGGGGCTTCTCTTGTCACTACATTTAAAGCCATTCTTGAGTATGGTAAACCACGCCACACGCATATTGTTGCGGCGTTGGCCAGCTCACAGGGAATTGAATTTATTAAGAAAAATATGCCGGAAGAGGTAGATCTCTGGATAGGAGCCATTGACGAAGAATTGACGGCACAGGCCTATATAGTTCCCGGACTAGGAGATGCCGGCGACCTTGCCTACGGAGAAAAACAGTAA
- a CDS encoding noncanonical pyrimidine nucleotidase, YjjG family codes for MKKHSHIFFDLDHTLWDTDRNAEESLREIFIDQQLEEKGIPDFEQFHSCYKNHNERLWGLYAENKVGKDAVRVHRFLNTLQDFEIHDTKVAHQIADHFVERTPNKKHLIPGALELLDQLHGRYHLSIITNGFKEAQHIKLKASGLDKYFDTVFISEEVGVHKPDPKIFTHAVKQAGAANISDCMMIGDTYQTDVFGALNAGMTAVHFAPGIEKCHELPVITIRRLEEILEHLGS; via the coding sequence ATGAAAAAACATAGCCATATATTCTTTGATCTCGACCATACCTTGTGGGATACTGACCGAAACGCTGAAGAAAGTCTGAGAGAAATTTTCATCGATCAACAACTCGAAGAGAAAGGGATTCCCGATTTCGAGCAATTTCATAGTTGTTATAAAAATCATAACGAACGTTTATGGGGTTTGTATGCTGAGAACAAAGTTGGAAAGGATGCAGTACGTGTTCATCGTTTCCTGAACACCTTACAGGATTTTGAAATTCATGACACAAAAGTCGCACATCAAATAGCGGATCATTTCGTTGAGCGTACTCCCAATAAAAAACATCTGATACCGGGCGCACTTGAATTGCTTGACCAATTACATGGACGCTATCACCTTAGTATCATCACCAATGGATTCAAAGAAGCTCAGCATATAAAACTAAAAGCCTCCGGATTGGATAAATATTTTGATACTGTTTTTATATCGGAGGAAGTTGGGGTTCATAAACCCGACCCGAAAATTTTTACGCATGCCGTAAAGCAAGCGGGAGCGGCAAACATTTCCGATTGCATGATGATAGGGGATACTTATCAAACAGATGTTTTTGGTGCTTTAAATGCAGGTATGACCGCGGTTCATTTCGCTCCGGGAATCGAAAAATGTCATGAACTTCCGGTGATTACTATCAGACGGCTGGAAGAGATTTTGGAACACCTGGGGAGTTGA